One genomic window of Choloepus didactylus isolate mChoDid1 chromosome 27, mChoDid1.pri, whole genome shotgun sequence includes the following:
- the LOC119521200 gene encoding LOW QUALITY PROTEIN: histo-blood group ABO system transferase-like (The sequence of the model RefSeq protein was modified relative to this genomic sequence to represent the inferred CDS: deleted 2 bases in 1 codon): MAELLWTLTKKLKCNSLLRVSFLLLLTLALALFGYRFLKLKMQKLETMLSGPSMVVRELDNQQVVNLSRGELDNQQVVKVSELLHFQPNLLLPSRGDVLVLTPWLAPIIWEGTFDIDILNEQFLLQNTTIGLTVFAIQKHMVFLRLFLESAEKNFMVGHRVNYYIFTDQPDSVPRLTLKEDRQMVVLQVQNYSRLYDISMHRMEMISNLSAQRFLHEVDYLVCADVNVKFSNHVGVEILSSLFGTLHPGFFGLTRSFFSYEHRPHSQAYIPESEGDFYYIRAFFGGSVREVYRLTKACHQAMMVDKANGIEAVWQDESHLNKYLLYHKPTKILSPEYLMDKPLLKFSGILENRKQHYIPVRKNHQAHQL; encoded by the exons ATGGCTGAGCTACTGTGGACACTGACCAAGAAACTAAAATGCAATTCACTTCTTCGTGTGTCCTTCCTTCTCCTACTAACTCTGGCCTTGGCCTTATTTGGCTATCGATTCCTGAAACTGAAAATGCAGAAGCTAGAAACCATGCTATCTGGGCCAAGCATGGTTGTTAGAGAACTGGACAACCAGCAAGTTGTAAATTTATCAAGGGGAGAACTGGACAACCAGCAAGTTGTAAAAGTATCAGAATTGCTACATTTCCAGCCAAACCTGCTATTACCCAGTAGGGGTGATGTCCTTGTTCTCACCCCTTGGCTGGCTCCCATAATTTGGGAAGGGACCTTTGACATTGACATCCTGAACGAACAGTTCCTGCTCCAGAATACCACCATTGGATTAACCGTGTTTGCCATCCAAAAACATATGGTTTTCCTAAGACTGTTCCTGGAGTCTGCAGAGAAGAACTTCATGGTGGGACACAGGGTGAACTATTACATCTTCACTGACCAGCCAGACTCAGTTCCACGCCTCACCCTCAAAGAAGACAGGCAGATGGTGGTCCTCCAGGTCCAGAATTATTCCCGCTTGTATGACATCTCCATGCACCGCATGGAGATGATCAGCAATTTGTCTGCACAGCGCTTCCTCCACGAGGTGGATTACCTGGTGTGTGCGGATGTGAACGTGAAGTTCAGCAACCATGTGGGTGTGGAGATCCTCTCCTCCTTGTTTGGCACCCTCCATCCTGGCTTCTTCGGGCTCACTCGGAGTTTCTTCAGCTATGAACACAGGCCACATTCACAAGCCTATATTCCTGAAAGTGAGGGGGACTTTTATTACATACGGGCCTTTTTTGGCGGGTCAGTACGGGAGGTTTACAGGCTCACCAAGGCCTGTCACCAGGCAATGATGGTTGACAAAGCCAATGGCATTGAGGCTGTGTGGCAAGATGAGAGCCACTTGAACAAGTACCTGCTTTACCACAAACCCACCAAGATCCTCTCCCCAGAGTACTTAATGGATAAGCCGCTGTTGAAATTTTCCGGCATCCTGGAGAAT AGAAAGCAACACTATATTCCAGTGCGAAAGAATCACCAGGCACACCAGCTATGA